From the genome of Deltaproteobacteria bacterium, one region includes:
- a CDS encoding MogA/MoaB family molybdenum cofactor biosynthesis protein produces the protein MGPDTALKTPAMIAELDDQVPVGGLILTSRLPIPSSWPFLALSLDPARVRYAQALTDPNTGRALFRAESRLTLPGPADVWLWQALEDVPSGELALAGPVSRGPSLAWITLSDKGAAGLRTDSAGPAVEEILGAAMSLSGTRGFLLPDEPDRLKALVVDLALHQGVDLVITTGGTGLAPRDTTPEAVQTLLDRRLPGFEQAMMNASLAKTPHAAISRAVCGTIGRSIVVTLPGSPKAVRENLAAVAPALAHALAKLQGDPSDCAQ, from the coding sequence ATGGGCCCGGACACCGCTTTAAAAACACCGGCAATGATTGCCGAGCTCGACGACCAGGTCCCGGTGGGAGGGCTGATCCTGACCTCCCGGCTGCCCATCCCGTCCTCCTGGCCGTTTCTGGCCCTGAGCCTCGATCCGGCCCGGGTCCGGTACGCCCAGGCCTTGACGGACCCGAATACCGGCCGGGCCCTCTTCCGGGCCGAATCCCGATTGACCCTGCCCGGCCCGGCCGACGTCTGGCTCTGGCAGGCTCTCGAAGATGTTCCCTCAGGGGAACTCGCCCTGGCTGGGCCCGTCTCCCGAGGTCCTTCCCTGGCCTGGATCACTCTGAGCGACAAGGGCGCCGCCGGATTGCGGACCGACTCCGCCGGGCCGGCCGTGGAGGAGATCCTCGGCGCGGCCATGTCCCTCTCCGGAACTCGCGGATTTCTCCTTCCGGACGAACCGGACCGCCTCAAGGCACTGGTCGTCGATCTGGCCCTGCACCAGGGCGTGGATCTGGTGATCACCACAGGCGGGACCGGTCTCGCTCCCCGGGACACTACTCCCGAGGCCGTTCAGACACTTCTGGACAGACGCCTTCCCGGATTCGAACAGGCCATGATGAACGCCTCCCTGGCCAAGACCCCGCACGCGGCCATCTCCAGGGCCGTCTGCGGAACCATCGGACGTTCCATCGTCGTCACCCTGCCTGGTAGCCCAAAAGCCGTCCGGGAGAACCTCGCCGCCGTGGCCCCGGCCCTGGCCCACGCCTTGGCCAAGCTTCAGGGCGACCCCTCGGACTGCGCCCAGTGA